In a genomic window of Agrobacterium tumefaciens:
- the repB gene encoding plasmid partitioning protein RepB, whose amino-acid sequence MTNKSSRKSIVANFGLLSAELENRLATDAPASPQQPAPTARVGAGVIGAAHRAIDDIKSERDRLKALVESGGGAIRELDPSKVDPSPFPDRLPDDDASDFESFRNSIKSEGQKVPIQVRKSPASPDRYQVIYGHRRLQAARDLGIPVKAIEVEISDVELVIAQGIENADRQDLTWIERTLFARRMDDADVKPRDIKAALSIDDPELARMRAVYRALPLDIVETIGRAAKVGRPRWVEFAKAFSEQPDLHDELRSVLSAATQRRLGSDQKFLAAFNALKPAAPSKAGKMIAGAAGEPLGSFSRTNKDIRISADTPAGAEFLRFIEAQLPSLAERFTRERSKI is encoded by the coding sequence ATGACCAACAAGTCATCGCGTAAATCCATCGTTGCCAATTTTGGCCTGCTGTCGGCGGAACTTGAAAACCGGCTGGCGACCGATGCTCCTGCCTCCCCGCAGCAACCTGCACCAACTGCACGTGTCGGTGCCGGCGTGATCGGTGCGGCGCACAGGGCGATCGACGACATCAAATCGGAACGTGACCGCCTCAAGGCGCTTGTTGAATCGGGTGGTGGTGCGATCAGAGAGCTCGACCCGTCAAAGGTCGATCCCTCTCCCTTTCCCGATCGTCTTCCAGATGACGATGCATCGGATTTCGAGTCTTTCAGGAACTCGATAAAGTCCGAGGGTCAGAAGGTCCCGATCCAGGTCCGCAAGTCACCAGCATCGCCCGATCGCTATCAGGTTATCTACGGCCATCGCCGGCTCCAGGCAGCGCGCGATCTTGGAATTCCGGTCAAGGCGATCGAAGTCGAGATTTCCGACGTCGAGCTTGTCATTGCGCAGGGTATTGAAAATGCCGATCGCCAGGATCTGACCTGGATCGAGCGCACCCTGTTTGCCCGCCGTATGGATGATGCCGATGTGAAGCCTCGTGATATCAAGGCGGCATTGTCTATCGACGATCCCGAGCTTGCACGGATGCGAGCGGTTTATCGCGCCCTTCCGCTCGATATCGTCGAGACAATTGGTCGGGCAGCCAAGGTCGGTCGTCCAAGGTGGGTGGAGTTTGCAAAGGCTTTCTCCGAACAGCCTGACCTGCACGATGAACTGCGCAGCGTGCTTTCGGCCGCTACGCAAAGACGGCTTGGATCCGATCAAAAGTTTCTTGCCGCCTTTAACGCCCTGAAACCTGCCGCACCGTCGAAGGCCGGCAAGATGATTGCCGGCGCCGCAGGCGAACCACTTGGCAGCTTTTCGCGCACGAACAAGGATATCCGTATTTCGGCGGATACACCGGCCGGAGCAGAATTCCTGCGTTTCATCGAAGCGCAGCTGCCATCACTGGCTGAGCGGTTCACGCGCGAAAGATCAAAGATTTGA
- the repC gene encoding plasmid replication protein RepC — protein MEGGQVTTPFGRRSVTLALVKQQIATTRIKEGKSADKWKVFRDASEAREVLGLQDRSLAVLDALLSFYPENELRQDAQLIVFPSNIQLSIRAHGIAGATLRRHLALLVDAGLIIRKDSANGKRYARKDGEGSIEHAFGFDISPLLMRAEELACLAQQVAADRIAFRRAKENLTICRRDIRKLITAAVEEGAAGDWDELEEQYLAAVRRIPRNPTLDELRDLGIEMDNLRQNIINQLNSDDFSSEMTTNDAQNERHIQNSNTNLLNELEPSSEKEQKAKPSPNKQAEHVPIKAFPIGLVLRACPEILNYGPEGQIRNWRELMTAAVVVRSMLGVSPSAYQEACEVMGPENAAVTIACILERGGHINSAGGYLRDLTNRAKRGEFSLGPVLMALLRAAGHSVKATG, from the coding sequence ATGGAAGGTGGACAAGTGACGACGCCGTTTGGGCGGCGGTCGGTAACGCTTGCGCTTGTGAAGCAGCAGATTGCCACGACCAGGATCAAGGAAGGCAAGTCGGCAGACAAATGGAAAGTTTTCCGCGACGCATCGGAGGCGCGAGAGGTGCTTGGTCTGCAGGATCGCAGCCTTGCAGTGCTCGATGCGCTTCTGAGTTTCTATCCTGAAAATGAGCTGCGCCAGGACGCACAGCTCATCGTTTTCCCGTCGAACATTCAGCTGTCAATTCGTGCGCATGGCATTGCGGGCGCTACCCTGCGGCGTCATCTTGCCCTGCTTGTCGATGCAGGGCTGATCATCCGCAAGGATAGTGCAAACGGCAAACGCTACGCCCGAAAGGATGGTGAAGGCTCGATCGAGCATGCCTTCGGTTTTGACATATCGCCGCTTCTGATGCGCGCCGAGGAACTGGCATGCCTTGCCCAGCAGGTGGCTGCCGATCGGATCGCGTTCCGCAGGGCAAAGGAGAACCTAACGATCTGCCGGCGGGATATCCGCAAGCTGATTACGGCGGCCGTCGAAGAGGGAGCTGCAGGCGATTGGGACGAGCTGGAAGAACAATATCTGGCCGCTGTCAGGCGAATTCCTCGAAACCCGACGCTCGACGAACTGAGAGATTTGGGCATCGAGATGGATAATTTGCGGCAGAACATCATCAACCAGTTGAATTCCGATGATTTTTCTTCAGAAATGACCACCAATGATGCTCAAAATGAGCGTCACATACAGAATTCAAATACCAACCTCCTCAATGAACTTGAACCTAGCTCTGAAAAAGAGCAGAAGGCGAAGCCGAGCCCGAATAAGCAGGCCGAACATGTGCCGATTAAGGCTTTTCCGATTGGTCTCGTCTTGCGCGCCTGCCCCGAGATTTTAAACTACGGTCCTGAAGGCCAGATCAGAAACTGGCGAGAACTCATGACGGCCGCCGTGGTGGTCAGATCGATGCTCGGGGTGAGCCCGTCCGCATATCAAGAGGCCTGTGAGGTGATGGGTCCGGAGAACGCGGCAGTGACGATCGCCTGCATTCTCGAGCGGGGCGGTCACATCAATTCGGCCGGCGGGTATCTCAGAGACCTAACCAATCGGGCCAAGCGAGGTGAGTTTTCGCTGGGGCCGGTGCTGATGGCGCTATTGCGGGCGGCCGGTCATTCGGTGAAGGCAACGGGGTGA